A genomic window from Arthrobacter sp. FW305-BF8 includes:
- a CDS encoding CTP synthase — protein sequence MIGSNSVVQRSNSRVNSRFPGSSKTTKHIFVTGGVASSLGKGLTASSLGHLLRARGLSVTMQKLDPYLNVDPGTMNPFQHGEVFVTDDGAETDLDIGHYERFLDENLEGSANVTTGQVYSTVIAKERRGEYLGDTVQVIPHITDEIKRRMRLPAEGKNAPDVIITEIGGTVGDIESQPFLESARQVRQDIGRTNVFFLHVSLVPYIGPSQELKTKPTQHSVAALRSIGIQPEAIVIRSDREVPDAMREKIGRMCDVDIDAVVNAADAPSIYDIPKTLHTQGLDSYIVRALDLPFKDVDWTSWDKLLEAVHNPKHEVEVALVGKYIDLPDAYLSVTEALRAGGFANDAKVKIRWVPSDECETHEGAVRSLEGVDAICVPGGFGIRGLEGKLGALKFARESRLPVLGLCLGLQCMVIEYARNVVGLEGASSSEFEPDSKYPVIATMEEQLEFVEGRGDLGGTMRLGLYEAKLDEGSVIAETYGKTTVSERHRHRYEVNNKYREQIAAEGLVFSGTSPDGKLVEYVELPREVHPYYVATQAHPELSSRPTRPHPLFAGLVKAALDHQSGNAGSGFEPAAAGSGEAAAE from the coding sequence ATGATAGGCTCGAATTCCGTGGTGCAGCGATCAAATTCCCGTGTAAATTCCCGGTTCCCGGGCTCGTCCAAGACGACCAAACACATCTTCGTCACCGGCGGTGTGGCGTCCTCGCTAGGCAAAGGACTGACGGCATCAAGCCTCGGCCACCTGCTGCGGGCACGCGGCTTGTCTGTAACTATGCAGAAGCTCGATCCCTATCTGAATGTGGATCCGGGCACGATGAACCCCTTCCAGCACGGCGAGGTTTTCGTCACAGACGACGGTGCTGAAACTGACCTCGACATCGGACACTACGAGCGCTTCCTCGACGAAAACCTCGAGGGCTCGGCCAACGTGACCACCGGTCAGGTCTACTCCACCGTCATCGCCAAGGAACGCCGTGGTGAGTACCTCGGGGACACGGTCCAGGTCATCCCGCACATCACCGATGAAATCAAGCGTCGGATGCGGCTTCCCGCCGAGGGCAAGAATGCGCCGGACGTCATCATCACGGAGATCGGCGGCACGGTCGGCGACATCGAGTCGCAGCCCTTCCTCGAGTCCGCCCGCCAGGTCCGCCAGGACATCGGCCGGACCAACGTCTTCTTCCTCCACGTGTCCCTGGTCCCGTACATCGGTCCTTCGCAGGAACTGAAGACCAAGCCCACGCAGCACTCCGTGGCCGCCCTCCGGTCCATCGGCATCCAGCCGGAAGCCATCGTGATCCGCTCGGACCGCGAAGTTCCCGATGCCATGCGCGAGAAGATCGGCCGCATGTGCGACGTCGACATCGACGCGGTGGTCAACGCCGCCGACGCCCCCAGCATCTACGACATCCCCAAGACCCTCCACACCCAGGGCCTGGACTCGTACATCGTCCGGGCGCTGGACCTGCCGTTCAAGGACGTCGACTGGACCAGCTGGGACAAGCTCCTCGAAGCTGTCCACAACCCCAAGCACGAGGTCGAGGTTGCCCTGGTGGGCAAGTACATCGACCTCCCGGACGCTTACCTCTCCGTCACGGAGGCCCTGCGTGCCGGCGGCTTCGCCAACGACGCCAAGGTCAAGATCCGCTGGGTGCCGTCCGACGAATGCGAAACCCACGAGGGCGCAGTGCGTTCCCTCGAAGGCGTTGACGCCATCTGCGTTCCCGGCGGCTTCGGTATCCGCGGCCTGGAAGGCAAGCTGGGCGCGCTGAAGTTTGCACGCGAATCCCGGCTGCCCGTACTGGGTCTCTGCCTTGGCCTGCAGTGCATGGTCATCGAGTACGCCCGCAACGTCGTAGGCCTGGAGGGCGCCTCCTCCAGCGAGTTCGAGCCGGACTCCAAGTACCCGGTCATCGCCACGATGGAAGAGCAGCTGGAATTCGTCGAGGGCCGCGGCGACCTCGGCGGCACCATGCGCCTTGGCCTCTACGAGGCCAAGCTGGACGAGGGTTCGGTCATCGCCGAGACCTACGGCAAGACCACCGTCAGCGAACGCCACCGCCACCGGTACGAGGTGAACAACAAGTACCGCGAGCAGATTGCTGCCGAGGGCCTGGTGTTCTCCGGCACGTCACCCGACGGCAAGCTGGTGGAGTACGTGGAACTGCCCCGCGAGGTTCACCCCTACTATGTGGCCACCCAGGCGCACCCGGAACTGAGCTCGCGGCCCACCAGGCCGCACCCGCTCTTTGCCGGCCTGGTGAAGGCGGCCCTGGACCACCAGAGCGGCAACGCCGGGAGCGGTTTCGAGCCCGCCGCGGCGGGCTCCGGCGAAGCCGCCGCAGAGTAG
- a CDS encoding NUDIX domain-containing protein, translating to MPGNSEDTPADRQVSDAPSPRRLLSRERVYNGRIWDVVSDSFKLTAEGDPLVRDYIEHPGAVAVLPMNADGEVLLIKQYRHPVGMDLWEIPAGLLDVEGEDFVVGAARELAEEADLIASDWNVLVDFYNSPGSSSEAIRIYLARGLTEVPHHELHVRTDEEAEIELHWIPLEDAVAAVLEGRLHNPSAVVGILAAAAAKADGFSGLRPGDAPWPAHPSQR from the coding sequence ATGCCCGGTAATTCTGAAGACACCCCTGCTGACCGGCAGGTTTCGGATGCGCCGAGCCCGCGCCGTCTGCTCTCCCGGGAGCGGGTCTACAACGGCCGGATCTGGGACGTTGTCAGCGACAGCTTCAAGCTCACCGCCGAGGGTGACCCCTTGGTCCGCGACTACATCGAGCACCCCGGTGCCGTCGCTGTGCTCCCCATGAACGCCGACGGCGAGGTGCTGCTGATCAAGCAGTACCGCCACCCGGTGGGCATGGACCTGTGGGAAATTCCCGCTGGCCTGCTCGACGTCGAGGGGGAGGACTTCGTAGTGGGCGCGGCACGGGAGCTCGCCGAGGAAGCCGACCTGATCGCCAGTGACTGGAACGTCCTGGTTGACTTTTACAATTCGCCCGGATCCTCCAGCGAGGCGATCCGCATCTACCTGGCCCGCGGCCTCACCGAGGTCCCGCATCACGAACTCCACGTCCGCACGGACGAGGAAGCGGAAATCGAGCTGCACTGGATCCCGCTGGAGGATGCCGTGGCCGCAGTGCTGGAGGGACGCCTCCACAACCCGTCCGCCGTCGTCGGAATCCTCGCGGCCGCGGCCGCGAAAGCGGACGGCTTCAGCGGGCTACGGCCGGGCGACGCCCCCTGGCCGGCCCACCCCAGCCAGCGCTGA
- the xerD gene encoding site-specific tyrosine recombinase XerD: MSADTAAPENSSATADSALVDPGLADGAEAAPPQRPRTAIDRGMTDYLQHMGVERGLAANTLSAYRRDLARYSTYLAGQGLSSPADITRHHVTGFAQALSDGADGGTPLGVRSAARTVVAVRGLHRFWALEGTTTADPASDVHPPMPGKRLPKAITVDEVTRILEAAGTDTATGLRDRALLEFLYSTGARISEAVGLDVDDLSVQPAESGPAIVRLFGKGSKERLVPLGSFAARALDAYLVRGRPLLAGKGKGTPALFLNARGGRISRQSAWTILKAAADKAQITKDVSPHTLRHSFATHLLEGGADVRVVQELLGHASVTTTQVYTLVTADTLREVYAAAHPRALG; the protein is encoded by the coding sequence ATGTCCGCGGACACGGCTGCACCGGAGAATTCATCCGCCACGGCGGACTCTGCGCTGGTAGACCCTGGTCTGGCAGACGGCGCGGAAGCGGCACCGCCACAACGGCCGCGCACCGCCATTGACCGCGGCATGACCGACTACCTGCAGCACATGGGCGTCGAACGGGGCCTGGCGGCAAACACTCTGTCCGCCTACCGCCGCGACCTCGCCCGGTACTCGACCTACCTCGCCGGGCAGGGCCTCAGCAGCCCGGCTGACATTACCCGCCACCACGTGACGGGCTTCGCCCAGGCCCTCTCTGACGGAGCTGACGGCGGTACCCCGCTGGGAGTGCGGTCCGCGGCGCGGACCGTGGTGGCCGTTCGGGGACTGCACCGCTTTTGGGCGCTGGAAGGAACGACGACGGCGGACCCCGCCAGCGATGTGCACCCGCCGATGCCTGGCAAGCGGCTCCCCAAGGCCATCACCGTGGACGAGGTCACGCGGATCCTGGAAGCCGCCGGGACAGACACCGCCACCGGCCTCCGCGACCGGGCGCTGCTCGAATTCCTCTACTCCACCGGAGCCCGGATCAGCGAAGCCGTGGGCCTGGACGTCGACGACCTCTCGGTGCAGCCCGCCGAATCCGGCCCGGCCATCGTGCGGCTGTTCGGAAAGGGCTCCAAGGAACGCCTGGTCCCGCTGGGTTCATTCGCGGCCCGCGCCCTCGACGCCTACCTGGTCCGGGGCCGCCCACTGCTCGCGGGGAAGGGCAAGGGCACCCCGGCGCTATTCCTCAACGCGAGGGGCGGGCGCATCAGCCGGCAAAGCGCCTGGACCATTTTGAAAGCCGCGGCGGACAAGGCCCAGATCACTAAGGATGTCTCCCCGCACACGCTGCGGCACTCCTTCGCCACCCACCTGCTCGAAGGCGGAGCGGATGTCCGCGTGGTCCAGGAGCTGCTTGGCCATGCCTCGGTGACCACCACACAGGTATATACCCTGGTCACCGCCGACACGCTGCGGGAAGTCTATGCCGCAGCGCACCCCCGGGCCCTGGGGTAA
- a CDS encoding 8-oxo-dGTP diphosphatase has translation MTSVPVTLCFLLRERAEAGLEVLLGLKRTGFGSGKIVGLGGHVEAGETDAQAACREVLEESGVVVLEEDLLDAGTVEFIFPSRPDWNMSTSLFTTRRWAGEPVESSEIIPEWFLVSSLPLERMWQDAEHWLPLALAGSVVDAVITLNGDNETVASAEYSFRAV, from the coding sequence ATGACTTCCGTGCCCGTAACCCTCTGCTTCCTGCTACGGGAACGCGCGGAGGCCGGGCTTGAGGTGCTCCTTGGCCTGAAGCGGACCGGCTTCGGAAGCGGCAAAATTGTTGGACTCGGCGGCCACGTGGAGGCCGGCGAGACCGATGCCCAGGCGGCGTGCCGCGAGGTGCTGGAGGAATCCGGCGTCGTTGTCCTCGAGGAGGACCTGTTGGACGCGGGCACAGTGGAGTTCATTTTTCCCTCCCGCCCTGACTGGAACATGTCCACCAGCCTGTTCACCACCCGCCGGTGGGCCGGTGAGCCCGTCGAGAGCTCAGAGATCATTCCGGAGTGGTTCCTGGTGTCCTCCCTTCCGCTGGAGCGCATGTGGCAGGATGCTGAGCACTGGCTGCCCCTGGCTCTGGCCGGGAGCGTCGTCGATGCTGTCATCACCCTGAACGGGGACAATGAGACCGTGGCGTCCGCCGAATATTCTTTCCGGGCCGTGTAA
- a CDS encoding RNA polymerase sigma factor: MDSERERAFIAVHRDSYPRIYRYVRRRVESPELAEELAADVFRVVWQKWQDQPRADIAWLLTVARNLVGNAYRSRDRQVALQAKLRASAELRSGTDSEDLVVHDAMAALRDSERDILQLAYWDELTMAEIAGVLECSETAAKVRLHRARAAFRKRMPVPAESGRQSSGVQSSGRQSPGSQNPGGQKSVTQKMGA, encoded by the coding sequence GTGGATTCGGAGCGCGAACGGGCGTTCATCGCCGTTCACAGGGACAGCTATCCGCGGATATACAGATATGTGCGGCGGCGGGTGGAATCGCCTGAGCTCGCTGAAGAGCTTGCCGCCGACGTGTTCCGCGTCGTATGGCAAAAATGGCAGGACCAGCCACGCGCGGACATCGCGTGGCTGCTGACCGTGGCGCGGAACCTGGTCGGAAACGCATACCGGAGCCGTGACAGGCAGGTGGCCCTGCAGGCAAAACTCCGGGCATCCGCCGAGCTCCGCTCCGGGACCGACTCCGAGGATCTGGTGGTCCACGACGCCATGGCCGCGCTGCGCGACAGTGAGCGCGACATCCTGCAGTTGGCCTATTGGGACGAGCTGACCATGGCGGAGATCGCCGGCGTTCTGGAGTGCAGCGAAACTGCTGCCAAAGTGCGCCTGCACCGAGCCAGGGCGGCGTTCCGCAAGCGCATGCCGGTGCCCGCGGAGTCGGGAAGGCAGAGCTCGGGAGTACAGAGCTCGGGAAGACAGAGCCCGGGCAGTCAGAACCCGGGCGGACAGAAATCCGTCACACAGAAGATGGGGGCATGA
- a CDS encoding bifunctional 2-methylcitrate synthase/citrate synthase has product MAEAEIKKGLDGVVVDYTAVSKVNPDTNSLLYRGYPVQELAARCSFEEVAYLLWNGELPSSGELADFTARERAGRRLDPVVKQVIDALPTTSHPMDVCRTAASVMGARHSLAEDSSREANMSKALDLFAAMPAVVAYDQRRRHASGGPVEPVEPRDDLGYSANFLWMTFGEEAVAEVVEAFNVSMILYAEHSFNASTFAGRVIMSTLSDLHSAVTGAIGALKGPLHGGANEAVMHTFDEIGIRPEESLEEAAERAKAWMENALAQKKKVMGFGHRVYKHGDSRVPTMKAALDKMIAHYGRPELLGLYNGLESAMDEAKGIKPNLDYPAGPTYHLMGFDTNMFTPLFVASRITGWTAHFMEQLNANSLIRPLSAYNGPDERHVP; this is encoded by the coding sequence ATGGCTGAAGCAGAGATCAAGAAGGGCCTCGACGGCGTCGTGGTGGACTACACCGCAGTCTCGAAGGTCAATCCCGACACCAACTCATTGCTGTACCGCGGCTATCCCGTCCAAGAGCTCGCCGCCAGGTGCAGCTTCGAAGAGGTCGCTTACCTCCTGTGGAACGGCGAGCTGCCGTCCTCCGGCGAGCTGGCTGACTTCACGGCCAGGGAACGCGCCGGACGGAGGCTGGACCCCGTAGTCAAGCAGGTGATTGATGCCCTGCCGACGACGTCGCACCCCATGGATGTCTGCCGGACCGCTGCATCGGTGATGGGCGCCCGCCACAGTCTCGCAGAGGATTCCTCCCGGGAGGCCAACATGTCCAAGGCCCTGGACCTGTTTGCCGCGATGCCTGCCGTGGTGGCATACGACCAGCGGCGCCGTCACGCGTCCGGAGGCCCCGTTGAACCGGTGGAGCCAAGGGACGACCTCGGATACTCGGCCAACTTCCTGTGGATGACCTTCGGCGAGGAGGCCGTCGCCGAGGTGGTGGAGGCCTTCAATGTCTCCATGATTCTTTACGCGGAGCACTCCTTCAACGCCTCCACCTTCGCCGGGCGCGTCATCATGTCCACGCTGTCCGACCTCCACTCGGCGGTGACCGGGGCCATCGGTGCTCTCAAGGGGCCGCTGCACGGCGGGGCGAACGAGGCCGTGATGCACACCTTCGACGAGATCGGCATCCGGCCCGAGGAATCCCTCGAGGAAGCCGCCGAGCGCGCCAAGGCATGGATGGAAAACGCCCTGGCCCAGAAAAAGAAGGTCATGGGCTTCGGCCACCGGGTCTACAAGCACGGTGACTCCCGCGTGCCCACCATGAAGGCCGCACTCGACAAGATGATCGCCCACTACGGCCGGCCCGAACTGCTGGGCCTGTACAACGGGCTCGAATCGGCCATGGACGAGGCCAAGGGCATCAAACCGAACCTCGACTACCCGGCCGGCCCCACGTACCACCTCATGGGCTTCGACACGAACATGTTCACGCCGCTGTTCGTGGCCAGCCGGATCACGGGCTGGACCGCCCACTTCATGGAGCAGTTGAACGCGAACTCTCTCATCCGCCCGCTGAGCGCTTACAACGGTCCGGATGAACGGCACGTGCCGTAA
- the prpB gene encoding methylisocitrate lyase has protein sequence MLYSAATPEQKRVRFRELLASGTIQQFPGAFNPLSARLIEEKGFAGVYISGAVLANDLGLPDIGLTTLTEVATRAGQIARMTDLPAIVDADTGFGEPMNVARSVQELENAGLAGCHIEDQFNPKRCGHLDGKNVVDLDTATKRIRAAADARRDPNFLIMARTDIRAVEGLDAAKDRARALVEAGADAIFPEAMATLEEFQAIRDAVDVPILANMTEFGKSDLFTVDQLQDAGVNMVIYPVTLLRSAMGAAERTLDSIKADGTQEAQVGSMLTRARLYDLVDYEAYNRFDTGVFNFRIPGTD, from the coding sequence ATGCTTTACTCCGCTGCCACCCCCGAACAGAAGCGGGTGCGCTTCCGTGAACTGCTGGCTTCCGGAACCATCCAGCAGTTCCCCGGAGCGTTCAACCCGCTATCGGCCCGCCTGATCGAGGAGAAGGGCTTCGCCGGGGTGTACATCTCCGGCGCCGTCCTGGCCAACGACCTCGGCCTGCCCGACATCGGCCTGACCACCCTCACCGAGGTCGCAACAAGAGCCGGCCAGATTGCCAGGATGACCGATCTGCCGGCCATCGTGGATGCTGACACCGGCTTCGGCGAACCCATGAACGTGGCCCGCAGCGTGCAGGAACTGGAAAACGCCGGGCTCGCCGGCTGCCACATCGAGGACCAGTTCAACCCCAAGCGCTGCGGCCACCTGGACGGCAAGAACGTCGTGGACCTGGACACCGCCACCAAGCGGATCCGCGCCGCGGCAGATGCGCGGCGGGACCCGAATTTCCTGATCATGGCCCGCACCGACATCCGTGCGGTGGAGGGTCTGGACGCGGCGAAGGACCGGGCCAGGGCCTTGGTGGAGGCCGGCGCCGACGCGATCTTCCCCGAAGCCATGGCCACGCTGGAGGAGTTCCAGGCCATCCGCGACGCCGTCGACGTGCCGATCCTGGCCAACATGACCGAGTTCGGCAAGAGCGACCTCTTCACCGTGGACCAACTGCAGGATGCGGGCGTGAACATGGTGATTTATCCGGTGACCCTGCTCCGTAGTGCCATGGGGGCGGCTGAGCGTACGCTGGACTCAATTAAGGCTGACGGAACGCAGGAAGCGCAGGTAGGGAGCATGCTGACGCGCGCGCGGCTGTACGACCTGGTGGATTACGAGGCCTACAACCGCTTTGACACCGGTGTCTTCAACTTCCGGATCCCCGGGACCGACTGA
- a CDS encoding MmgE/PrpD family protein, translated as MVKEHHVHVYKSEENLPREDQLAHKIAVVAADPVAVTADVTDMVINRIIDNASVAIASLNRAPIVAARAQALTHAPSSGGKGAKVFGIGERVSPEWAAWANGVAVRELDYHDTFLAADYSHPGDNIPPILAVAQHVGSSGQDLIRGIATGYEIQVNLVKAICLHKHKIDHVAHLGPAAAAGIGTLLGLDVETIFQSVGQALHTTTATRQSRKGEISTWKAHAPAFAGKMAVEAVDRSMRGQTSPVPIYEGEDGVIAWMLDGPDASYEVPLPTPGEAKRAILDTYTKEHSAEYQAQAWIDLARKLNREHPEATDPANVKSVLIKTSHHTHYVIGSGANDPQKYSPTASRETLDHSIPYIFTVALQDGAWHHVDSYSPDRAGRPDTVELWQKVSTVEDPEWTRRYHSLDISEKAFGGSVEITLSDGTVIRDEIAVADAHPLGARPFTREQYVNKFRTLAAGLVTEDEIERFLAAVERLPELGAGELDQLNITAAPGVIDFSAAPKGLF; from the coding sequence ATGGTTAAGGAACACCACGTCCACGTGTACAAGAGCGAGGAAAACCTCCCCCGCGAGGATCAGCTCGCCCACAAGATCGCCGTAGTCGCCGCCGACCCGGTAGCGGTTACCGCCGACGTCACGGACATGGTCATCAACCGGATCATCGACAACGCCTCCGTCGCCATCGCCTCTCTGAACCGCGCTCCGATCGTTGCGGCCCGAGCCCAGGCGCTCACGCACGCCCCGTCCAGCGGCGGTAAAGGGGCCAAGGTCTTCGGCATCGGCGAACGTGTCTCCCCGGAGTGGGCAGCATGGGCCAACGGCGTGGCGGTCCGGGAACTGGACTACCACGACACGTTCCTCGCCGCGGACTACTCGCACCCGGGCGACAACATCCCGCCGATCCTCGCTGTCGCCCAGCACGTGGGCTCCAGCGGCCAGGACCTGATCCGCGGCATTGCCACCGGGTATGAGATCCAGGTGAACCTGGTGAAGGCGATCTGCCTGCACAAGCACAAGATTGACCATGTGGCCCACCTCGGCCCCGCCGCGGCGGCCGGCATCGGCACCCTCCTGGGCCTGGACGTGGAAACCATCTTCCAGTCCGTGGGGCAGGCCCTGCACACCACCACCGCCACGCGGCAGTCCCGCAAGGGCGAGATCTCCACCTGGAAGGCGCACGCCCCGGCCTTCGCAGGGAAAATGGCCGTCGAAGCCGTCGACAGGTCCATGCGCGGACAGACCTCCCCGGTACCGATCTACGAAGGCGAGGACGGCGTGATCGCCTGGATGCTGGACGGCCCGGACGCCTCCTACGAGGTACCCCTGCCCACGCCCGGCGAGGCCAAGCGCGCCATCCTGGACACCTACACCAAGGAACACTCGGCCGAGTACCAGGCGCAGGCGTGGATCGACCTTGCCCGCAAGCTGAACAGGGAACACCCCGAGGCGACCGATCCCGCCAACGTGAAGTCCGTCCTGATCAAGACGAGCCACCACACGCACTACGTGATCGGCTCCGGCGCCAACGACCCCCAGAAGTACAGCCCCACCGCCAGCCGGGAAACCCTGGACCACTCGATCCCGTACATCTTCACCGTCGCGCTGCAGGACGGGGCCTGGCACCACGTGGATTCCTACTCCCCCGACCGCGCCGGCCGCCCGGACACGGTGGAGCTGTGGCAGAAGGTGTCCACGGTGGAGGACCCGGAGTGGACCCGCCGGTACCACTCCCTGGACATCAGCGAAAAGGCCTTTGGCGGTTCGGTGGAAATCACCCTGTCCGACGGCACCGTCATCCGCGACGAGATCGCCGTCGCCGACGCCCACCCGCTGGGCGCCCGGCCCTTCACCCGCGAGCAGTACGTCAATAAGTTCCGGACGCTGGCTGCCGGGCTGGTGACGGAGGATGAAATCGAAAGGTTCCTTGCCGCCGTCGAACGCCTCCCGGAACTGGGGGCAGGCGAGCTGGACCAGCTCAACATCACTGCGGCGCCCGGCGTCATCGATTTCAGCGCCGCGCCCAAGGGGCTGTTCTAA
- a CDS encoding GntR family transcriptional regulator, with the protein MRASDRAYAALREDIIEWRLLPGTVLAEVEQSERLGVSRTPLREALSRLTAEGLTTAGGRGVVVTDISLEDIDELFELRETLEGKAAALAAQRGDADIFLQLQSELLDAPALLSSPDPARHDYYELVGRLDAAIDAAIANSYLAQAMRSLRVHLVRVRRLAADDHARLTAAAAEHAAIAEAIAEGNSKLAEAATTVHLHRSLSHVKAAHTSAQKESHG; encoded by the coding sequence ATGCGCGCCAGTGACAGGGCCTATGCCGCGCTGCGCGAAGACATCATCGAATGGCGCCTCCTCCCCGGCACCGTACTCGCCGAAGTCGAACAATCCGAACGCCTCGGCGTCTCACGCACCCCGCTCCGGGAGGCGCTGAGCCGCCTGACGGCGGAAGGGCTGACGACGGCGGGCGGCCGCGGCGTCGTCGTCACCGATATCTCACTGGAGGACATCGACGAGCTGTTCGAACTCCGTGAAACCCTCGAGGGAAAAGCTGCCGCACTGGCAGCCCAGCGCGGGGATGCCGACATCTTCCTCCAGCTCCAGAGCGAGCTGCTGGACGCGCCCGCCCTGCTCAGCTCCCCGGATCCCGCCCGCCACGACTATTACGAGCTTGTCGGCCGCCTGGATGCAGCCATCGATGCTGCCATCGCAAACTCCTACCTGGCACAGGCCATGCGGAGCCTGCGCGTCCACCTTGTCCGGGTCCGCAGGCTAGCCGCCGACGACCACGCCCGGCTCACAGCCGCAGCAGCTGAACATGCCGCCATCGCCGAAGCCATCGCCGAAGGCAACTCAAAGCTTGCCGAAGCAGCCACCACCGTCCATCTGCACCGCAGTCTTTCCCATGTCAAAGCCGCCCACACATCCGCCCAGAAGGAGTCCCATGGTTAA